One Tomitella gaofuii DNA segment encodes these proteins:
- a CDS encoding SCO1664 family protein, whose translation MTAPAPRDAASADVDPAPLESAPIEIIGRLTTASNATFLCRLGGPGREARCVYKPVLGERPLWDFPDGTLAEREYASYLISAALGWGIVPRTVLRGGPHGWGMVQEWVEATAGCEAPTGRADGGRDSEDSLAENPAVGASVIEDSATDLVDLFPADAVPAGHLAVFAAEDMTGRQVVLAHADDERLQRIAVLDVVLNNPDRKAGHILCAPGGGLRGVDHGICLHSEPKLRTVLWGWAHRPVPDALLADVAALGDDLRSRTSPLADALDALLTTTEVDALARRIALLVESGVHPGPTAARAIPWPPF comes from the coding sequence ATGACGGCGCCCGCACCCCGGGACGCCGCGTCCGCCGACGTCGATCCGGCCCCTCTCGAGAGCGCACCGATCGAGATCATCGGCCGGCTCACCACCGCCAGCAACGCCACGTTCCTGTGCCGCCTGGGCGGGCCGGGACGGGAGGCCCGCTGCGTCTACAAGCCGGTGCTGGGGGAGCGGCCGCTCTGGGACTTCCCCGACGGCACGCTCGCCGAGAGGGAGTACGCGTCGTACCTGATCAGCGCTGCGCTGGGCTGGGGGATCGTTCCGCGGACGGTGCTGCGCGGCGGCCCGCACGGCTGGGGGATGGTGCAGGAGTGGGTCGAGGCGACAGCGGGGTGTGAAGCACCGACGGGGCGGGCGGACGGCGGCCGCGACTCGGAGGACTCCCTCGCCGAGAACCCCGCCGTCGGGGCTTCCGTCATCGAGGACTCCGCCACCGACCTGGTGGACCTGTTCCCGGCGGACGCCGTCCCCGCCGGCCACCTGGCCGTGTTCGCGGCGGAGGACATGACCGGCCGCCAGGTGGTGCTCGCACACGCGGACGACGAGCGGTTGCAGCGGATCGCTGTTCTCGACGTGGTGCTCAACAACCCGGACCGCAAGGCCGGCCACATCCTGTGCGCACCCGGTGGCGGCCTGCGCGGCGTCGATCACGGCATCTGCCTGCACAGCGAACCCAAGCTCCGCACCGTGCTCTGGGGCTGGGCGCACCGGCCGGTACCGGACGCTCTGCTCGCAGATGTCGCCGCGCTCGGCGACGATCTCCGGAGCCGCACCTCCCCGTTGGCCGACGCCCTCGACGCGCTGCTCACCACGACGGAGGTCGATGCGCTGGCGCGGCGCATCGCACTGCTGGTGGAATCGGGCGTGCACCCGGGACCCACCGCCGCCCGCGCCATCCCCTGGCCGCCGTTCTGA
- a CDS encoding heme oxygenase (biliverdin-producing): MTIDDTARADGLAALVKSRTDEAHRAAESSSFMADLLDGALPEAAYVELEAQSWFIYRALEAGGRTLAGNALVDPFLDDALLRLEGLEQDLEHHRGAHWRSSIAMLPATERYVERIAEVVATWPAGFVAHHYLRYLGDLSGGQIIRTKMSRTYGYDTDGVRFYIFDAIAKPKPYKDGYRAKMDALPIDDAESERFIAEVADAFRLNRDLFADLGGRFARNGAAV, from the coding sequence ATGACCATTGACGACACCGCGCGCGCGGACGGCCTCGCGGCGCTGGTCAAGAGCCGCACGGACGAGGCGCACCGCGCCGCCGAGTCCTCCTCGTTCATGGCCGATCTCCTCGACGGCGCGCTGCCGGAGGCGGCCTACGTCGAACTCGAGGCGCAGAGCTGGTTCATCTACCGCGCGCTGGAGGCGGGCGGACGGACGCTGGCCGGCAACGCTCTGGTGGATCCCTTCCTCGACGACGCGCTTCTGCGGCTCGAGGGGCTTGAGCAGGACCTGGAGCATCACCGCGGCGCGCATTGGCGGTCGTCGATCGCGATGCTGCCGGCCACGGAGCGGTACGTGGAGCGCATCGCCGAGGTCGTCGCCACCTGGCCCGCGGGTTTCGTCGCCCACCACTACCTGCGCTACCTCGGGGACCTCTCCGGCGGCCAGATCATCCGCACCAAGATGTCGCGCACCTACGGATACGACACCGACGGCGTGCGCTTCTACATCTTCGACGCGATCGCCAAGCCCAAGCCGTACAAGGACGGCTACCGCGCCAAGATGGACGCTCTGCCGATCGACGATGCGGAATCCGAACGGTTCATCGCCGAGGTGGCCGACGCGTTCCGGCTGAACCGAGACCTGTTCGCCGACCTCGGCGGCCGGTTCGCGCGGAACGGAGCCGCAGTGTGA
- a CDS encoding histidine phosphatase family protein gives MTVILLRHGRSSANTAATLAGRTPGVGLDETGRAQAAEAARRLGGLPIAAIVSSPQQRCRDTVLPLSEAVGVQPRTEDALAEVDYGEWTGRALAELVKEPLWRVVQQQPSAATFPGGECLAAVQARSVAAIRSHDARLRAEHGDDVLWVACTHGDVIKSILADALGMHLDGFQRIATVPAAISVIRYTDARPIVQHLNDTGSALDGLARRPRDPQEGAPECPDDGRRSPDGAPATPSPADGVPGGEI, from the coding sequence ATGACGGTGATCCTGCTGCGCCACGGACGCTCCAGCGCCAACACCGCGGCCACCCTGGCGGGCCGCACCCCCGGGGTCGGGCTCGACGAGACGGGCCGCGCGCAGGCCGCCGAGGCCGCGCGGCGCCTCGGCGGCCTGCCCATCGCGGCCATCGTCTCCTCGCCCCAGCAGCGTTGCAGGGACACCGTCCTCCCACTGTCCGAGGCGGTCGGCGTACAGCCACGCACCGAGGACGCACTGGCTGAGGTCGACTACGGCGAATGGACCGGTCGCGCACTGGCCGAGCTCGTCAAAGAACCACTGTGGCGGGTCGTGCAGCAGCAGCCGTCCGCGGCCACGTTCCCCGGCGGGGAATGCCTGGCGGCCGTGCAGGCGCGCAGCGTGGCGGCGATCCGGTCGCACGATGCACGCCTGCGCGCCGAGCACGGCGACGATGTGCTGTGGGTGGCCTGCACCCACGGGGACGTGATCAAGTCGATCCTGGCGGACGCCCTCGGGATGCACCTCGACGGATTCCAGCGCATCGCGACGGTGCCGGCGGCGATCAGCGTGATCCGCTACACCGACGCCCGCCCGATAGTGCAGCATCTGAACGACACCGGATCCGCGCTCGACGGGCTCGCGCGACGCCCGCGGGACCCGCAGGAGGGCGCGCCGGAATGCCCGGACGACGGCCGCCGTTCCCCGGACGGGGCGCCCGCGACGCCCTCGCCGGCCGACGGCGTCCCCGGCGGCGAGATCTGA
- a CDS encoding PAC2 family protein has protein sequence MSSTDPSRSAGAPDPDAYGPDARRRDGEDPADEGPIVVAAFEGWNDAADAATGLVEHLALIGGATPLAELDSEGYYDYQVNRPTISQVSGVTRRIVWPATRLTRCRLSPGGRELILVHGIEPNLRWRAFCTELLDLFTQAGVAAVVTVGALLADTPHTRPVPITGSTHSAAAAKLYGLTGSDYEGPTGITGVLQDACVRAGIPATTLWAAVPHYLSQPPNPKVMVALLRRLEQVLGFEVPAGDLPRQAEEWQDTARALTEEDEDIAEYVQALEERGDEQSDISEMLRAVDGDEIAAEFERYLRRHGPGHGPDSGGHGG, from the coding sequence GTGAGCAGTACGGACCCATCCCGCAGCGCCGGTGCGCCCGATCCCGATGCCTACGGCCCCGATGCACGGCGCCGTGACGGCGAGGACCCCGCCGACGAGGGGCCCATCGTTGTCGCGGCCTTCGAAGGCTGGAACGATGCGGCGGACGCCGCGACCGGGCTGGTCGAGCATCTCGCGCTGATCGGCGGGGCCACCCCGCTGGCCGAGCTGGATTCGGAGGGCTACTACGACTACCAGGTCAACCGGCCGACGATCTCCCAGGTGTCGGGCGTCACCCGCCGGATCGTCTGGCCGGCCACCCGGCTCACCCGGTGCCGCCTCTCCCCCGGCGGCCGCGAGCTGATCCTGGTGCACGGCATCGAGCCCAACCTGCGGTGGCGCGCGTTCTGCACCGAGTTGCTGGATCTTTTCACCCAGGCGGGCGTCGCGGCCGTCGTCACCGTGGGCGCGCTGCTGGCGGACACCCCGCACACCCGGCCGGTGCCCATCACCGGCAGCACCCACAGCGCCGCTGCGGCGAAGCTGTACGGGCTGACCGGCAGCGATTACGAGGGGCCGACCGGCATCACCGGGGTGCTGCAGGACGCGTGCGTACGCGCCGGCATCCCCGCCACCACACTGTGGGCCGCAGTGCCGCACTATCTTTCGCAGCCGCCCAATCCCAAGGTGATGGTCGCATTGCTGCGCCGTCTCGAGCAGGTGCTCGGTTTCGAGGTCCCGGCGGGCGACCTGCCGCGGCAGGCCGAGGAGTGGCAGGACACTGCACGCGCGCTCACCGAAGAGGACGAGGACATCGCGGAGTACGTGCAGGCGCTCGAAGAGCGGGGGGACGAACAGTCCGACATCTCCGAGATGCTGCGCGCCGTCGACGGCGACGAGATCGCCGCGGAGTTCGAGCGCTACCTGCGCCGCCACGGTCCGGGGCATGGCCCCGACTCCGGTGGCCACGGCGGGTAG
- a CDS encoding neocarzinostatin apoprotein domain-containing protein, giving the protein MHRSQTLLRRAAAATAVAAVAAGSLLAVSTAAAADPAVSGPQLTVSQTDGLAAGESVTVQGSGLDPQAGYYVATCVTGTTGPAGPECSGDRAVPGSQLWVSNGRGATTPIAPDGTFTAELNAVAAGTSMSGAPVDCTESDCSITLFYDHRNGFGTVADVPVTFTAAAAAGAVGTEAHASGHSTGGQAAEDAGAQSADDQASATGSDSSSAVVWWTVGGVVVALLVIGGIAVAVRRRGQQGS; this is encoded by the coding sequence ATGCACCGTTCCCAGACTCTCCTGCGCCGCGCCGCCGCAGCGACCGCCGTCGCCGCCGTCGCCGCCGGATCGCTCTTGGCCGTGAGCACGGCCGCGGCCGCCGACCCGGCGGTGTCCGGTCCGCAGCTGACCGTCAGCCAGACCGACGGGTTGGCGGCCGGGGAGAGCGTCACCGTGCAGGGCAGCGGGCTCGACCCCCAGGCCGGCTACTACGTGGCCACCTGCGTGACCGGCACGACGGGGCCCGCGGGACCGGAATGCTCCGGCGACCGCGCAGTGCCCGGATCGCAGCTGTGGGTGTCCAATGGGCGGGGCGCGACGACGCCGATCGCCCCCGACGGGACCTTCACCGCGGAGCTCAACGCCGTCGCCGCCGGCACGTCCATGAGCGGCGCCCCCGTCGACTGCACCGAGTCGGACTGCTCGATCACCCTGTTCTACGACCACCGCAACGGCTTCGGCACCGTCGCCGACGTTCCGGTCACGTTCACCGCAGCCGCCGCGGCGGGCGCGGTGGGAACGGAGGCGCACGCCAGCGGGCACAGCACCGGGGGACAGGCCGCAGAGGACGCGGGGGCCCAGAGTGCGGACGACCAGGCTTCGGCAACGGGCTCCGACAGCTCGTCGGCGGTCGTCTGGTGGACCGTCGGCGGAGTCGTCGTCGCGCTCCTCGTGATCGGCGGCATCGCCGTCGCCGTCCGCCGGCGCGGGCAGCAGGGCTCCTGA
- the mshC gene encoding cysteine--1-D-myo-inosityl 2-amino-2-deoxy-alpha-D-glucopyranoside ligase yields MQSWSDVAVPAVPGSGPPLRLYDTADRAVRPVAPGRVAGMYVCGITPYDATHMGHAATYLTFDVIARVLRDNGHEVHYVQNVTDVDDPLFERAARDGIDWRALGERETELFRTDMAALRVLPPRDYIGAVESIDEVITMVEKLLASGAAYVVDDPQYPDVYFSIDATEQFGYESGYDRATMDRFFAERGGDPDRPGKRHSLDALLWRARREGEPSWPSPFGDGRPGWHIECSAIALNRIGGGVDIQGGGSDLIFPHHEFSAAHAEAATGERRFARHYVHTGMMGLDGEKMSKSLGNLVLVSRLREAGEDPMALRLALLDAHYRTDRFWTEGLLDTARARLRRWRAAASAQAGPAAEETVARLRQHLADDLDTPKALTAVDAWAADVEAGLGSDAQAPALIADAVDALLGVRLTR; encoded by the coding sequence ATGCAGTCCTGGTCCGATGTCGCCGTGCCCGCTGTCCCCGGCTCCGGCCCGCCGCTCCGTCTCTACGACACCGCCGACCGCGCCGTGCGCCCCGTCGCCCCCGGGCGGGTGGCCGGCATGTACGTCTGCGGGATCACCCCCTACGACGCGACGCACATGGGCCACGCGGCGACCTATCTGACGTTCGACGTGATCGCCCGGGTCCTGCGCGACAACGGTCACGAAGTCCACTACGTCCAGAACGTCACCGACGTGGACGATCCGCTGTTCGAGCGTGCCGCGCGCGACGGCATCGACTGGCGCGCGTTGGGCGAACGCGAGACCGAGCTGTTCCGCACCGACATGGCGGCGTTGCGCGTGCTGCCGCCGCGCGACTACATCGGCGCCGTGGAGTCGATCGACGAGGTCATCACCATGGTGGAGAAGCTCCTGGCCTCCGGCGCCGCCTACGTGGTGGACGACCCGCAGTACCCCGACGTGTACTTCAGCATCGACGCCACCGAGCAGTTCGGGTACGAGTCGGGGTACGACCGCGCCACGATGGACAGGTTCTTCGCCGAGCGCGGCGGCGACCCCGACCGCCCCGGCAAGCGGCACAGCCTGGACGCGCTGCTGTGGCGCGCGCGCCGCGAGGGCGAGCCGTCGTGGCCGTCCCCGTTCGGCGACGGGCGGCCCGGCTGGCACATCGAATGCTCCGCCATCGCGCTCAACAGGATCGGCGGCGGTGTCGACATCCAGGGCGGCGGCAGCGACCTCATCTTCCCGCACCACGAGTTCTCCGCGGCACACGCCGAAGCCGCGACGGGCGAACGCCGCTTCGCCCGGCACTATGTGCACACCGGGATGATGGGGCTGGACGGCGAGAAGATGTCGAAGAGCCTCGGCAACCTCGTGCTCGTCTCCCGACTGCGCGAGGCGGGGGAGGATCCGATGGCGCTGCGTCTGGCGCTGCTCGACGCGCACTACCGCACCGACCGGTTCTGGACCGAGGGCCTGCTCGACACCGCGCGTGCACGGCTGCGGCGGTGGCGCGCCGCGGCGAGCGCCCAGGCGGGACCGGCCGCGGAGGAGACCGTGGCGCGGCTGCGTCAGCACCTGGCCGACGACCTCGACACGCCGAAGGCGCTGACGGCGGTGGACGCGTGGGCCGCGGATGTCGAGGCCGGCCTGGGGAGCGACGCCCAGGCGCCCGCGCTCATCGCCGACGCGGTCGACGCCCTGCTCGGCGTGCGGCTGACGCGATAG
- the metH gene encoding methionine synthase, giving the protein MPAHTDSALARALDRRVVIGDGAMGTMLQAADLPLDDFRGLEGCNEILNETRPDVLRDIHHRFLEVGVDAIESNTFGCNLPNLADYGIADRIRDLSQRGVALARAAADEAGPGADGLGRLVFGSMGPGTKLPTLGHAPFADLRDAYTESALGMLDGGADAILVETCQDLLQAKAAIIGSQRAMDRAGHRIPIITHVTVETTGTMLVGSEIGAALNALEPLGIDMIGLNCATGPEEMSEHLRFLSQHARIPVSVMPNAGLPVLGKNGAEYPLTPDELAEALAGFVAQFGLSMVGGCCGTTPEHLRRVVEAVRGIQPAHRDPVHEPGVSSMYSAVPFDQDASFLVIGERTNANGSKAFREAMLGGDYDKCIDIAKGQIRDGAHLLDLCIDYVGRDGAGDMSALASRLATASTLPIMLDSTEPEVLRAGLEHLGGRCIVNSVNFEDGDAPDSRYQLIMRHVKEHGAAVVALTIDEQGQARTAEHKVAIAERLITDLTGTWGLEVSDIVIDCLTFPISTGQVEVQRDGIETIEAIREIKRRHPQVHTTLGLSNISFGLNPAARQVLNSVFLHECVQAGLDTAIVHASKILPMARIPDEQRDTALDLVYNRRTDDYDPLQKLMELFEGVSAASARETRAQELAALPLFDRLERRIVDGEKNGIETDLDEAMGTVPPLEIINGTLLSGMKTVGELFGSGQMQLPFVLQSAETMKSAVAHLEPHMEATDDSGKGRIVLATVKGDVHDIGKNLVDIILSNNGYEVVNLGIKQPITTIYDAAVEKKADAIGMSGLLVKSTVVMKDNLVELNSKGVAGDFPVLLGGAALTRTYVEDDLAEIYEGDVSYARDAFEGLRLMDEIMAVKRGEGPDPDSPEALEAARKKEERKERRRRSKRIAAQRKAAETPVEIPERSDVAADNPVPTPPFWGTRVVKGLAVKDFAGMLDERATFLGQWGLRGARKGEGPTYEELVETEGRPRLRYWLDRLTAEGILAHSAVVYGYFPAVSEKDTVHVLESADPDAPVSYSFTYPRQERGRFLCVADFIRSREQARDTGQVDVLPFQLVTMGQPIADFANRLFAENHYRDYMEVHGLGVQLTEALAEYWHSRIRSELTVDGTWSVADDDPEAIEEFFKLGYRGARYAFGYGACPNLEDRRKLVELLEPERIGVELSEELQLHPEQSTDAFVLHHPEAKYFNT; this is encoded by the coding sequence ATGCCTGCACACACTGACTCCGCCCTCGCCCGCGCCCTCGACCGTCGCGTCGTGATCGGTGACGGGGCGATGGGGACGATGCTGCAGGCGGCCGATCTTCCGCTCGACGACTTCCGCGGCCTCGAGGGGTGCAACGAGATCCTCAACGAGACCCGGCCGGACGTGCTCCGGGACATCCACCACCGGTTCCTCGAGGTCGGGGTCGATGCGATCGAGTCGAACACCTTCGGCTGCAACCTTCCCAACCTGGCCGACTACGGCATCGCGGACCGCATCCGCGACCTTTCGCAGCGCGGAGTGGCACTGGCCCGCGCCGCCGCCGACGAGGCCGGTCCCGGCGCCGACGGGCTCGGCCGGCTCGTCTTCGGCTCGATGGGCCCCGGAACCAAGCTGCCCACGCTGGGACACGCGCCTTTCGCCGACCTCCGCGACGCCTATACGGAATCCGCACTGGGGATGCTCGACGGCGGCGCCGACGCCATCCTGGTCGAGACCTGCCAGGATCTGCTGCAGGCCAAGGCCGCCATCATCGGCAGCCAACGCGCGATGGACCGGGCCGGCCACCGCATCCCGATCATCACCCATGTGACGGTGGAGACGACGGGCACGATGCTCGTCGGTTCGGAGATCGGGGCGGCGCTCAACGCCCTCGAGCCACTGGGCATCGACATGATCGGGCTCAACTGCGCCACCGGGCCCGAGGAGATGAGCGAGCATCTCCGGTTCCTCTCACAGCACGCGCGCATCCCCGTCTCCGTCATGCCCAACGCCGGGTTGCCGGTGCTCGGCAAGAACGGGGCGGAATACCCGCTGACGCCCGACGAGCTGGCGGAGGCGCTCGCCGGGTTCGTGGCGCAGTTCGGCCTGTCCATGGTGGGCGGCTGCTGCGGCACGACGCCCGAACACCTGCGTCGCGTCGTCGAGGCGGTGCGCGGCATCCAGCCCGCACACCGCGATCCGGTGCACGAGCCGGGCGTCTCGTCGATGTACTCCGCGGTGCCGTTCGACCAGGACGCGTCGTTCCTCGTCATCGGCGAGCGCACCAACGCCAACGGGTCCAAGGCATTCCGCGAGGCGATGCTCGGCGGCGACTACGACAAGTGCATCGACATCGCCAAGGGCCAGATCCGCGACGGCGCGCACCTGCTGGACCTGTGCATCGACTATGTGGGCCGCGACGGCGCCGGCGACATGAGCGCGCTCGCGTCCCGGCTGGCCACCGCGTCCACACTGCCGATCATGCTCGACTCCACCGAACCCGAGGTGCTGCGCGCGGGTCTCGAGCACCTGGGCGGACGCTGCATCGTCAACTCGGTGAACTTCGAGGACGGCGACGCCCCGGATTCCCGCTACCAGCTGATCATGCGCCACGTGAAGGAACACGGCGCCGCGGTCGTGGCGCTCACGATCGACGAGCAGGGCCAGGCGCGCACGGCCGAGCACAAGGTCGCCATCGCCGAGCGGCTCATCACGGACCTCACCGGCACGTGGGGGCTCGAGGTGTCCGACATCGTCATCGACTGCCTGACGTTCCCGATCTCGACCGGGCAGGTGGAGGTGCAGCGCGACGGCATCGAAACCATCGAGGCCATCCGCGAGATCAAACGGCGCCACCCGCAGGTGCACACCACCCTCGGGTTGTCGAACATCTCCTTCGGGCTCAACCCGGCGGCCCGCCAGGTGCTCAACTCGGTGTTCCTGCACGAGTGCGTCCAGGCCGGCCTGGACACCGCCATCGTGCACGCCTCCAAGATCCTGCCGATGGCGCGGATCCCCGACGAGCAGCGCGACACGGCCCTGGACCTGGTCTACAACCGCCGCACCGACGACTACGACCCGCTGCAGAAGCTCATGGAGCTGTTCGAGGGCGTCTCCGCCGCTTCGGCCCGCGAGACCCGCGCCCAGGAGCTCGCCGCGCTGCCCTTGTTCGATCGGCTCGAGCGGCGGATCGTCGACGGTGAGAAGAACGGCATCGAGACCGACCTCGACGAGGCGATGGGGACGGTGCCGCCCCTCGAGATCATCAACGGGACGCTGCTGTCCGGGATGAAGACCGTGGGCGAGCTGTTCGGCTCCGGCCAGATGCAGCTGCCCTTCGTCCTCCAGTCGGCCGAAACCATGAAATCCGCGGTGGCGCACCTCGAACCGCACATGGAGGCCACCGACGACTCCGGCAAGGGGCGCATCGTCCTCGCCACCGTCAAGGGCGACGTCCACGACATCGGCAAGAACCTCGTCGACATCATCCTCAGCAACAACGGCTACGAGGTCGTGAACCTGGGCATCAAGCAGCCCATCACCACGATCTACGACGCCGCGGTCGAGAAGAAGGCCGATGCCATCGGCATGTCCGGACTGCTGGTCAAGTCCACCGTGGTGATGAAGGACAACCTGGTGGAACTCAATTCCAAGGGCGTGGCGGGCGATTTCCCGGTGCTGCTCGGCGGCGCCGCGCTCACCCGCACCTACGTCGAGGACGACCTGGCCGAGATCTACGAGGGCGACGTCAGCTACGCGCGTGACGCGTTCGAGGGCCTGCGCCTGATGGACGAGATCATGGCCGTCAAGCGTGGCGAGGGGCCGGACCCCGACAGTCCCGAGGCGCTCGAGGCCGCCCGCAAGAAGGAGGAGCGCAAGGAGCGCCGTCGCCGGTCCAAGCGCATCGCCGCGCAGCGCAAGGCGGCGGAGACGCCCGTGGAGATCCCCGAACGCTCCGATGTCGCGGCCGACAACCCCGTCCCCACCCCGCCGTTCTGGGGCACCAGGGTGGTCAAAGGCCTGGCGGTCAAGGACTTCGCGGGCATGCTCGACGAGCGCGCGACGTTCCTGGGGCAGTGGGGCCTGCGCGGCGCGCGCAAGGGGGAGGGGCCCACCTACGAGGAGCTCGTCGAGACCGAGGGGCGCCCGCGCCTGCGCTACTGGCTCGACCGCCTCACCGCCGAGGGCATCCTGGCCCACTCGGCGGTGGTCTACGGGTACTTCCCGGCCGTCTCCGAGAAGGACACCGTGCACGTGCTCGAGTCCGCGGACCCGGACGCCCCCGTGAGCTACTCGTTCACCTACCCACGCCAGGAGCGCGGGCGTTTCCTGTGCGTGGCGGACTTCATCCGGTCACGCGAGCAGGCCCGCGACACCGGACAGGTCGACGTGCTGCCCTTCCAGCTGGTCACGATGGGCCAGCCGATCGCCGACTTCGCCAACCGGCTGTTCGCGGAGAACCACTACCGTGACTACATGGAAGTGCACGGGCTGGGCGTGCAGCTCACCGAGGCGCTGGCCGAGTACTGGCACAGCCGCATCCGCTCCGAGCTCACCGTCGACGGCACCTGGTCGGTGGCCGACGACGACCCGGAGGCCATCGAGGAGTTCTTCAAGCTCGGGTACCGCGGTGCCCGGTACGCGTTCGGCTACGGCGCCTGCCCGAACCTCGAGGACCGGCGCAAGCTGGTCGAGCTCCTGGAACCCGAGCGCATCGGGGTGGAACTCTCCGAGGAGCTGCAGCTGCACCCGGAGCAGTCCACCGACGCGTTCGTCCTGCACCACCCCGAGGCCAAGTACTTCAACACCTGA
- a CDS encoding aldo/keto reductase encodes MKETNLGRSGLRVSGLGLGTLAWGRETAGDEAAGQLRAFAEAGGTLVDTSPAYGDGAAEAVLAELLEDVVPRRDLVLSSAAGIVPSAPVGERVDCSRRTLLHQLDATLLALGTDHLDLWQVAAWDRRTPVGEIVDTCDYAVRTGRVRYTGVRGHFGWQLATVAGRARASHMVAAQAEYSLLARGVEEELVPAALHHGMGLLAAVPLAGGVLTGKYRDGVPSDSRGADASRAEIVQAYLHEDAVSVIDAVVTAADGLGTSPLAVALAWIRDRPGVGSAIVGARDIAQLTGVLVAADLTLPPAITAALDDVSG; translated from the coding sequence GTGAAGGAGACGAATCTGGGCCGCAGCGGCCTGCGGGTGTCGGGCCTCGGACTGGGCACGCTCGCCTGGGGGCGGGAGACCGCCGGGGACGAGGCGGCCGGACAGCTGCGCGCGTTCGCCGAAGCGGGCGGCACGCTGGTCGACACCTCCCCCGCCTACGGGGACGGTGCCGCCGAGGCCGTGCTCGCAGAGCTTCTCGAGGACGTGGTGCCCCGCCGCGACCTGGTCCTGAGCAGCGCAGCCGGCATCGTGCCGTCCGCCCCGGTGGGCGAGCGCGTCGACTGCTCGCGCCGCACCCTGCTCCACCAGCTCGATGCGACCCTCCTCGCCCTGGGCACCGACCACCTGGACCTGTGGCAGGTCGCGGCGTGGGACCGTCGCACCCCGGTGGGCGAGATCGTCGACACCTGTGACTACGCGGTGCGCACCGGCCGGGTGCGCTACACCGGCGTGCGCGGGCACTTCGGCTGGCAGCTTGCGACGGTGGCGGGCCGCGCCCGTGCCTCGCACATGGTGGCGGCGCAGGCAGAGTATTCGCTCCTGGCCCGCGGCGTGGAGGAGGAGCTGGTCCCCGCCGCGCTGCACCACGGCATGGGGCTGCTCGCCGCAGTGCCCCTGGCCGGCGGGGTGCTCACAGGGAAGTACCGGGACGGCGTGCCCAGCGACTCGCGCGGCGCCGATGCGTCACGGGCGGAGATCGTCCAGGCCTACCTGCATGAGGACGCGGTGAGCGTCATCGACGCCGTGGTCACCGCGGCGGACGGACTGGGCACGTCGCCGCTGGCGGTGGCTCTCGCATGGATCCGCGACCGACCGGGCGTGGGCAGCGCCATCGTCGGAGCCCGGGACATCGCACAGCTCACGGGCGTGCTGGTGGCGGCGGATCTCACGCTGCCGCCCGCGATCACCGCCGCGCTCGACGACGTGAGCGGATAG
- a CDS encoding DUF3090 domain-containing protein has protein sequence MSRAIHIFRSPDRFVAGTVGEPGDRAFYLQVSQDNRLVSVLLEKQQVQILAERIGALLGEVHRRFGAELPPTDVAVDDLEPLQMPVDVEFRVGTMGLGWEADAGAVVVELLAVTETPLDESVVLDDTDEGPDTVRVFLAPTEARQFSARTELIVDAGRPPCPLCGRPLDPAGHICARTNGYHRGIDLNDLQKPDDGQ, from the coding sequence ATGTCACGTGCCATTCACATCTTCCGCAGCCCGGACCGTTTCGTCGCGGGGACGGTGGGCGAGCCCGGTGACCGCGCGTTCTATCTCCAAGTGAGCCAGGACAACCGGTTGGTCAGCGTCCTGCTGGAGAAGCAGCAGGTGCAGATCCTGGCCGAACGCATCGGCGCGCTGCTCGGCGAGGTCCACCGGCGGTTCGGCGCGGAGCTGCCGCCGACGGATGTCGCCGTGGACGACCTGGAGCCGCTGCAGATGCCGGTGGACGTGGAGTTCCGCGTGGGCACGATGGGCCTGGGCTGGGAGGCGGACGCCGGTGCGGTGGTCGTCGAGCTGCTCGCGGTGACGGAGACGCCGCTGGACGAGTCGGTGGTGCTCGACGACACCGACGAGGGCCCCGACACGGTGCGGGTGTTCCTGGCGCCGACGGAGGCGCGGCAGTTCTCCGCGCGCACCGAGCTCATCGTCGATGCCGGCAGGCCCCCGTGCCCGCTGTGCGGCAGGCCGCTCGACCCCGCCGGCCACATCTGCGCCCGCACCAACGGCTACCACCGCGGCATCGACCTCAACGACCTGCAGAAGCCGGACGACGGACAATGA